DNA from Hyalangium gracile:
GAGCTCGGGGCGGGGAGCTGTCTCCTCGCTCCGGGTGAAGACTCGAGCACCTCGGGCCAGGTGCCTCGCCGTGAACGGAATCCCCGGCTTTCACGGCTCTGGCCGCTCGTGCTAGGTTCGCGACCGCCCGCGGGAAGCGTGGGCTCCGTTCCAGGTTCGAGGATCATCGTCAATGGCGAACTCCAACGACGCCACCTCCACACAGCAGGCGGGCGCAACCGGCCCCGAGTTGCTGGAGAGGGCGATGGAGGGCTTCCAGCTCTACGAGATGGGCGAGTACGGCGATGCCCGCCGCATCTTCGAGGAGCTGTGCGAGCGTGATCCCGCGGAGGCCTACTACCGCACGGCGCTGGGGGCCATCTTCCTCGCGGAGGATGAGCTGGATCCGGCGCTGGACAACTTCAACCTGGCCCTCGAGCTCAACCCGAAGGACTCCGCCGCCCTGGTGAACCGAGGAGAGGTGTTCCTTCGCCTGGGCAGCATCTTGGAGGCTGCTCAGGACTTCGCCCGTGCCGTCGATCTGGATCCGGAGAACAAGGATCCGCTTACCATGCGTGCGCGCCTGCTGGCAGCGGCGGCCATCGAGACTGTCGAGGCCGTCCAGCGGAACGCCGCCCACTCCGAACTCAAGAAGTAGGCCCCTGGCGTCGGAAGCGTCGACGCCCACCGAACCATGGCCAGCTCGCAGGGGTCCGGCAGGAAATCACCTCCTGCCCCCGTGAAGATCTACCACTTCAAGAAGCGCGCTCCCCGCAAGGACGAGGGGTGGAGCCGCGATCCGGTCCGGCGCACGCTCGAGATCGAGCGTCCCACGCTGCCCGAGATGGCCATCGAGGAGCCTCCCGAGGAGCTCGAGGAGGAGCCTGTCCGCGCCAGGCCCGCCCGCAAGCCGGAGCCGGCGTCGAAGGCCAAGTCCCGCGCCAGCTCGGCCGCGCCCGAGGCGGACGGGCGTGCCTCGCGCAAGGGGCGAGGGGGCCAGGCCTCCCGCAAGGCGCCAGCCGCCGATGATGAGCCGCCTCAGGGCTCGGTCGCCGAGCGCCTCAACACTTCCCGCCAGCTCATCTACGAGGGCCGGCTCGACGAGGCCTGCGTCATCCTGGAGCGGCTGGTGAAGCTGGGGGTGGCCTCGGGCCCGGTGCACACCGAGCTGGGCGCCATCTACATGGCCCAGGGCTACATCGAGCGGGCCCTGGAGCGCTTCGAGGAGGCGCTGCACCTGGAGCCGATGGATCTCTTCGCTCGGGTGTGCCGCGGCGAGGCCCGGCTGGAGCGCGGCGATCTGCGCCTGGCCCGAGAGGATCTCCAGCGGGTGCTCGACGTGGGCACGGCTGGCAGCCCGCTGGTCGAGAGAGCCCAGCTGCTCCTACAGAGGGCCAACGAGGAGCGGAAGCGGCACTGAGGCAAGCGGGCCCCCAGGGGCTTGGGGCGGGAGCCGGGCCCAGACTAGGATGACGCCCGCCGATGGCCTCCAATC
Protein-coding regions in this window:
- a CDS encoding tetratricopeptide repeat protein; its protein translation is MANSNDATSTQQAGATGPELLERAMEGFQLYEMGEYGDARRIFEELCERDPAEAYYRTALGAIFLAEDELDPALDNFNLALELNPKDSAALVNRGEVFLRLGSILEAAQDFARAVDLDPENKDPLTMRARLLAAAAIETVEAVQRNAAHSELKK
- a CDS encoding tetratricopeptide repeat protein; the protein is MKIYHFKKRAPRKDEGWSRDPVRRTLEIERPTLPEMAIEEPPEELEEEPVRARPARKPEPASKAKSRASSAAPEADGRASRKGRGGQASRKAPAADDEPPQGSVAERLNTSRQLIYEGRLDEACVILERLVKLGVASGPVHTELGAIYMAQGYIERALERFEEALHLEPMDLFARVCRGEARLERGDLRLAREDLQRVLDVGTAGSPLVERAQLLLQRANEERKRH